A window of the Arachis duranensis cultivar V14167 chromosome 5, aradu.V14167.gnm2.J7QH, whole genome shotgun sequence genome harbors these coding sequences:
- the LOC107490640 gene encoding pentatricopeptide repeat-containing protein At1g63130, mitochondrial-like, whose translation MKQYDKALMLFNQIKECGIDPDIYTYTILIDGLCKSGRLQNAKEIFQDLSIKGYHLNTRTYTVMINGLCKEGLLNEALALMSEMEDHGFSPDAVTYETIIRALLEKGENDQALKHLREMIARGLWKWQEEK comes from the coding sequence ATGAAACAATATGACAAGGCACTTATgttattcaatcaaataaaagaGTGTGGCATTGATCcagatatatatacatacaccaTACTTATAGATGGCCTGTGCAAAAGTGGAAGACTTCAAAATGCAAAAGAGATTTTTCAAGATCTTTCCATTAAAGGCTATCATCTGAACACAAGGACATACACTGTTATGATAAACGGGCTCTGCAAAGAGGGCCTACTTAATGAAGCATTGGCCTTAATGTCTGAAATGGAAGACCATGGTTTCTCTCCGGATGCTGTAACTTATGAAACAATTATTCGTGCTCTGTTGGAAAAAGGTGAAAATGATCAAGCGCTGAAACATCTTCGTGAAATGATTGCTAGAGGCTTATGGAAATGGCAAGAGGAGAAATAA